One part of the Candidatus Eisenbacteria bacterium genome encodes these proteins:
- a CDS encoding twin-arginine translocase subunit TatC, translating to VTPGFLARGWRHAVLFIAIGSAIITPGDGPSMLVLALPLILLYFLSVGVSWLLWRARGRSAAVTRWS from the coding sequence GTCACGCCCGGATTTCTCGCTCGGGGCTGGCGGCATGCCGTGCTCTTCATCGCGATCGGATCGGCGATCATCACCCCCGGGGACGGACCTTCGATGCTGGTCCTCGCGCTGCCCCTGATCCTCCTCTATTTTCTGAGCGTGGGAGTGTCCTGGCTCCTGTGGCGGGCGCGAGGAAGGAGCGCTGCAGTGACGCGATGG